The following proteins are co-located in the Hydrogenobacter hydrogenophilus genome:
- a CDS encoding dienelactone hydrolase family protein: MGRELKFTKDGVEVRGYLAEPELVKGPLVIVIHEWWGLVPHIKDVCDRYAHEGFFAFGIDLYRGKTADNPEDAGKLMQELFKERLSEASAMVKASLDYFKENDIGFVGRVQDYRIGMTGFCCGGTCTWYFGAQFPEDFHALAPYYGLYSIVPIDFSKIKAPVLAVHAGKDAFVPLSDVLNAIEECNKHNVKAQFLIYCGVDHAFFNDTRPEVYNEEYAVDVWLKTVEFMKRHLT, translated from the coding sequence ATGGGTAGAGAATTAAAATTTACTAAGGATGGTGTTGAGGTAAGGGGATATCTTGCGGAACCAGAGCTTGTTAAAGGTCCTTTAGTTATAGTGATACACGAGTGGTGGGGGCTTGTACCTCACATAAAGGATGTGTGCGACAGATACGCACACGAAGGCTTTTTTGCTTTTGGTATAGACTTATACAGAGGAAAAACTGCGGACAATCCAGAAGATGCAGGAAAGCTTATGCAGGAGCTCTTTAAGGAGAGGCTCTCTGAAGCCTCTGCCATGGTAAAGGCTTCCTTAGATTACTTTAAAGAAAATGACATAGGTTTTGTGGGAAGAGTGCAGGATTACAGGATAGGTATGACAGGTTTTTGTTGTGGTGGGACTTGCACTTGGTACTTTGGAGCACAGTTTCCAGAAGACTTTCATGCCCTTGCTCCCTACTACGGACTTTATTCCATAGTTCCCATAGATTTTTCCAAAATTAAAGCACCAGTCCTTGCAGTGCATGCTGGTAAAGATGCCTTTGTACCTCTGAGCGATGTGTTAAATGCCATAGAGGAGTGCAATAAACACAATGTTAAAGCTCAATTTCTTATTTACTGCGGTGTTGACCATGCCTTCTTTAACGACACAAGACCAGAAGTCTATAACGAAGAGTACGCGGTAGATGTGTGGCTCAAAACCGTTGAATTCATGAAGAGACACCTAACATGA
- a CDS encoding TetR/AcrR family transcriptional regulator, with the protein MRKAILKEKKRLEIIRVACKLFSEKGYYNTTIPDIAQALGMSVGNLYNYFESKEELAKEIMITVSGWVAERLKKVNEREIPVKEKIYEFTKAFFEIALTEPELINYFLRVFLVNREVFKEGCEGFACVGEVITEVMILLSDGVEKGQLRNQSFFPAFTTIMGPLGGMVFLHNEGLLDKPLMEYSEEVAENIWNALKAPLD; encoded by the coding sequence ATGCGTAAAGCCATACTTAAGGAGAAAAAAAGGCTTGAGATCATAAGGGTTGCTTGTAAGCTCTTCTCCGAAAAGGGATATTACAACACAACTATACCAGACATCGCACAAGCACTTGGTATGAGCGTGGGGAATCTGTACAATTACTTTGAATCTAAGGAAGAACTGGCTAAGGAGATCATGATTACCGTATCTGGGTGGGTTGCGGAAAGGCTTAAAAAGGTAAACGAGAGGGAAATACCAGTTAAAGAGAAGATTTACGAATTTACAAAGGCTTTCTTTGAAATAGCACTTACTGAGCCTGAGCTGATAAACTACTTTCTAAGAGTTTTTCTGGTAAACAGAGAAGTATTCAAAGAAGGGTGTGAGGGTTTTGCATGTGTAGGCGAAGTAATAACTGAAGTTATGATTCTTCTGTCCGATGGAGTAGAAAAAGGACAGCTTAGAAACCAAAGCTTTTTCCCTGCTTTTACTACCATAATGGGTCCCTTAGGAGGGATGGTATTTCTGCACAATGAGGGACTCCTGGACAAGCCTCTTATGGAGTACTCAGAAGAGGTTGCGGAAAACATATGGAACGCTCTTAAAGCGCCGTTAGATTAA